A DNA window from Ornithobacterium rhinotracheale DSM 15997 contains the following coding sequences:
- a CDS encoding DUF4249 domain-containing protein encodes MKKYIFSLFSLLVLNSCEDVFTQEITPPKEATEKKCVVMSYLSPRSIPGVGLQWSHPILEYNKNEIDVIRNAQATLQNKTTGESTNLAFDKNKQIYLRENEGFKIEENNTYQLIINIPNHREISAECTVPPQLNTEIQNIKMIPSMIDGKKHFEVSFEFKDHASSERNYYLASVKAYGRGVKESLKVQPFTNLNREGKNIVVHSEKVSRDFEGFSRIIVNLLLVDKNFYNYKRTVMQQIGNSDLDLEAFTEPVFVISNIHNGLGIFGAYTRVTQVKDLKPNPFSFKN; translated from the coding sequence ATGAAAAAATATATATTTAGCCTATTTTCTCTTTTAGTTTTAAATAGCTGCGAAGATGTCTTTACCCAAGAGATAACACCGCCCAAGGAAGCCACAGAAAAAAAATGTGTCGTAATGAGCTACCTTTCGCCGAGATCCATTCCGGGCGTTGGTTTGCAGTGGTCGCACCCTATTCTTGAGTATAACAAAAATGAAATCGATGTCATCCGAAACGCTCAAGCAACTCTGCAAAATAAAACAACGGGAGAAAGCACAAACTTGGCTTTTGATAAAAATAAACAGATTTATCTAAGAGAAAATGAAGGTTTTAAAATTGAAGAAAACAATACCTATCAACTCATAATTAACATTCCTAATCATAGGGAAATCTCTGCAGAATGCACCGTACCGCCACAGTTAAATACTGAAATTCAGAATATAAAAATGATTCCATCTATGATAGATGGCAAAAAACATTTTGAAGTGAGCTTTGAGTTTAAAGACCATGCCAGCTCCGAAAGAAACTACTATCTCGCCTCTGTGAAAGCTTACGGAAGAGGTGTAAAAGAATCGCTGAAAGTGCAGCCTTTTACCAACTTGAATCGTGAGGGGAAAAACATCGTGGTGCATTCAGAAAAAGTGAGCCGAGACTTTGAGGGCTTTTCCCGTATCATCGTTAATTTACTTTTAGTAGACAAAAACTTTTATAACTACAAGCGTACTGTGATGCAACAAATTGGCAATTCCGATTTAGATCTAGAAGCTTTTACAGAACCTGTTTTTGTGATTTCTAATATTCATAATGGGCTAGGCATATTTGGTGCCTACACGAGAGTAACTCAGGTAAAAGATTTAAAACCAAATCCATTTTCTTTTAAAAACTAA
- a CDS encoding 3'-5' exonuclease has product MRKLNLHKPICFFDLETTGTNVGNDKIVEISILKVYPNGEKESRTWLVNPERPIPPETTAIHGINDEDVKDQPTFKELAPKVVEMLKDSDIAGFNSNRFDVPLLAEELLRAGQDIDLKKCRPIDVQVIFHKKEPRNLSAAYKFYCNKDLENAHSAAADTNATYEIFVEQVAKYEDLENDINFLSEFSQHYKNADFAGFIGFDQDGKEVFKFGKYKDQRVEDVLEKDAGYFGWIQNADFPLYTKKVLTEIKLRKLNNKL; this is encoded by the coding sequence ATGAGAAAATTAAACTTACATAAACCTATCTGCTTTTTTGATTTAGAAACCACAGGAACCAATGTGGGCAACGATAAAATCGTAGAAATTTCAATTTTAAAGGTTTATCCCAACGGAGAAAAAGAAAGCCGCACTTGGCTAGTGAATCCTGAAAGACCCATTCCGCCCGAAACGACTGCCATTCACGGCATAAATGATGAGGATGTGAAAGACCAGCCTACTTTTAAAGAATTGGCACCCAAAGTGGTAGAAATGCTGAAAGACAGCGACATTGCGGGATTTAACTCTAACCGATTTGATGTGCCTTTGCTTGCCGAAGAGCTTTTGCGTGCGGGTCAAGATATTGATTTAAAGAAATGTCGCCCGATTGATGTGCAGGTGATTTTCCATAAAAAAGAACCGAGAAACCTTTCGGCAGCGTATAAATTTTATTGCAACAAGGATTTGGAAAACGCACACTCGGCAGCGGCAGACACCAATGCTACTTACGAAATTTTTGTGGAGCAAGTGGCTAAATACGAAGACCTTGAAAACGACATTAATTTCCTAAGTGAATTTTCGCAACATTATAAAAATGCGGATTTTGCAGGTTTTATAGGGTTTGACCAAGATGGTAAAGAAGTCTTTAAATTCGGAAAATACAAAGACCAGCGTGTGGAAGATGTGTTGGAAAAAGATGCGGGCTATTTTGGCTGGATTCAAAATGCTGATTTCCCGCTTTATACCAAAAAAGTTTTAACCGAAATTAAACTTAGAAAATTAAATAATAAGCTTTAA
- a CDS encoding dimethylarginine dimethylaminohydrolase family protein, translating to MILNIKNETGRLKAVVLGTPNSPGATPNVAETYDSKSRESVINGVYPTEEAMRNEMNAFAEVLKKYGVQVFRPYDLKDTNQVFARDVGFVIDDKLVISNLIEDRKDELQAYELIFDSVKKENIIQVPDQVHVEGGDVILWNDFLFVGTYKQPDYPKFKTARTNAAAVELLKQKFPNKWVIDMELVKNDQDPYTGILHLDCCFQPVGENKAIIYRDGFLNPRHYHVLIDLFGRDNVFEVTREEMYWMSPNIFSIAPDVVVSEQNFKRLNRHMRDEWGITVEEIPYREISKMGGLLRCSTMPLIRD from the coding sequence ATGATTTTAAATATAAAAAACGAAACTGGAAGATTGAAAGCCGTGGTACTTGGGACACCAAATAGCCCAGGTGCAACGCCCAATGTAGCTGAAACTTACGATTCCAAATCTCGCGAAAGCGTAATCAATGGGGTGTACCCCACAGAAGAAGCGATGCGAAACGAGATGAACGCCTTTGCCGAAGTGCTTAAAAAATATGGTGTTCAGGTATTTAGACCTTATGACTTAAAGGATACCAACCAAGTTTTTGCACGAGATGTGGGGTTTGTGATTGATGATAAATTAGTGATTTCCAATTTAATCGAAGACCGAAAAGATGAGCTCCAAGCTTATGAATTAATCTTTGATTCGGTGAAAAAAGAAAACATTATCCAAGTGCCAGACCAAGTGCATGTGGAAGGTGGCGATGTGATTTTGTGGAACGATTTCCTTTTTGTAGGCACCTACAAACAGCCTGATTATCCCAAATTTAAAACCGCTCGCACCAATGCCGCCGCGGTGGAATTATTGAAACAAAAATTCCCCAACAAATGGGTAATCGACATGGAATTGGTAAAAAACGACCAAGATCCTTACACGGGCATTTTGCACCTGGATTGTTGCTTTCAGCCCGTGGGCGAAAACAAAGCGATTATCTACCGAGACGGATTTTTGAACCCACGCCATTATCATGTTTTGATTGATTTATTTGGGCGCGACAATGTGTTTGAAGTGACACGCGAAGAAATGTACTGGATGTCGCCAAACATTTTCTCCATCGCTCCCGATGTGGTGGTTTCTGAACAAAATTTTAAACGCCTAAACCGACACATGCGCGACGAATGGGGCATTACGGTAGAAGAAATTCCGTATCGTGAAATTTCTAAAATGGGCGGATTATTGCGTTGTTCTACCATGCCGCTGATTAGAGATTAA
- a CDS encoding TonB-dependent receptor, with translation MKKYIFLYLSLISLSLLAQEKFTLSGYITEEGSQELLIGAEIYVPQIKQSVVSNNYGYYSISLPKGDYDIICTLVGYQEFEDHIELNQNQILNISLSNHITLKEVVASAENSIKQSKSAQMSEVKIPIAQIKRLPSLLGEKDVLKALQLTPGVQSGAEGSSGLYVRGGGPDQNLLILDDAPVYNASHLFGFFSIFNGDAIKNINLIKGGFPARYGGRLSSVLDVSMKDGNKEKFGGEIGLGLLSSRLMLEGPIVKNKSSFIISARRTYVDFILTPLMDEDEKMKYYFYDLNAKINYEFNQRNKLYLSGYFGKDYFRSVLGDDYGESKGKLFWGNATATLRWNHLFNDKIFSNTSLIFSDYNFNVYSSDEFDDDEKLNNTKYFYESKYQSSITDLGLKYDMQFNISPQYLIRAGANAVLHNFKPSAISIKDESEQLSNHENTVEKIKTTEANVYMENEWSFYKKFKMNAGLRLSNYLHKNKTYTSLEPRVSLRYSLTDDLSIKASYATMNQYIHLLTSAGVSLPMDLWVTTTDRVKPQHSEQFALGISKDWNEQKIGISLEGYYKKMNDLLGYAPGASFLLNNLDLSHPNREYSWEENVIHGQGWAYGLEFFVQKKVGKFSGWAGYTLAWVQHQFDEDNKGEKYFARYDRRHDISLVGFYDITKNISLSGTWVYGTGNAVSLPKSSYFNLIDPLDSDNPYANVYAYGSKNDLRMRAYHRLDLAIQFKKITKRKRERIWEIGVYNVYSRKNPFFYQYADKEIENPDGSSQRKVVLNQYSIFPIIPSISYSLKF, from the coding sequence ATGAAAAAATACATCTTTCTATATCTTTCCCTGATTTCGCTGTCGCTTCTGGCGCAAGAGAAGTTTACGCTCAGCGGCTATATTACCGAGGAAGGCAGCCAAGAGCTTTTGATAGGTGCCGAGATTTATGTGCCGCAAATCAAGCAATCGGTGGTGAGCAACAATTATGGCTACTACTCCATCTCCCTGCCCAAGGGCGATTACGACATCATCTGCACACTTGTGGGCTACCAAGAGTTTGAAGACCATATAGAATTAAACCAAAACCAAATTTTAAACATTTCGCTCAGCAATCATATCACGCTCAAGGAAGTAGTGGCTTCGGCAGAAAACTCCATTAAACAAAGCAAAAGTGCACAGATGAGTGAAGTGAAAATCCCCATAGCACAAATCAAACGCCTGCCAAGCCTTTTGGGCGAAAAAGATGTGCTCAAAGCCCTGCAACTCACCCCTGGGGTGCAATCTGGAGCCGAGGGCAGCAGCGGGCTCTATGTGCGTGGCGGTGGTCCCGATCAGAATTTATTGATTCTAGACGATGCACCTGTGTACAATGCCTCTCACCTATTTGGTTTTTTCTCGATTTTTAATGGCGACGCAATCAAAAACATTAATTTAATCAAAGGCGGATTCCCTGCTCGCTATGGCGGTAGACTTTCCTCTGTGCTAGATGTGAGCATGAAAGACGGGAACAAAGAAAAATTTGGCGGAGAAATCGGGCTAGGGCTTTTATCTTCCCGCTTAATGCTCGAAGGTCCCATTGTGAAAAACAAATCATCGTTTATCATTTCCGCGCGTAGAACTTATGTGGATTTTATCTTAACGCCACTCATGGACGAAGACGAAAAAATGAAGTATTATTTTTATGATTTAAATGCTAAAATCAATTATGAATTCAATCAGCGTAACAAATTATATTTGAGTGGCTATTTTGGCAAAGATTATTTCCGTTCAGTTTTAGGCGACGACTACGGCGAGAGCAAAGGCAAATTATTCTGGGGAAATGCCACCGCAACTTTACGCTGGAATCATTTATTTAATGATAAAATCTTTTCCAACACCTCTTTGATCTTTAGCGACTACAATTTTAATGTATATTCTTCTGATGAGTTTGATGACGATGAGAAACTTAATAACACAAAATATTTCTACGAAAGCAAATACCAATCAAGCATCACCGATTTGGGCTTAAAATATGATATGCAATTCAACATTTCGCCTCAATATTTAATCAGAGCGGGAGCCAATGCAGTATTGCATAACTTTAAACCAAGTGCAATAAGCATTAAAGATGAAAGCGAACAGCTCTCTAATCATGAAAATACGGTAGAAAAAATCAAAACCACCGAAGCCAATGTTTATATGGAAAACGAGTGGAGCTTTTACAAAAAATTTAAAATGAACGCAGGCTTGCGATTGAGCAATTATTTGCACAAAAACAAGACTTATACCTCGCTAGAGCCACGAGTTTCGCTCCGCTATTCCTTGACAGATGATTTGTCTATCAAGGCATCTTATGCAACCATGAACCAATACATACATTTGCTCACAAGTGCAGGCGTGAGCCTCCCCATGGATTTGTGGGTTACCACTACCGATCGCGTAAAACCTCAACATTCAGAGCAATTTGCGCTGGGCATTTCCAAAGACTGGAACGAGCAAAAAATCGGAATTTCGCTCGAGGGCTACTACAAAAAAATGAACGACCTTTTGGGCTATGCACCAGGAGCAAGCTTCTTGCTCAATAATTTAGACTTAAGCCACCCAAACCGCGAGTATTCTTGGGAAGAAAATGTGATTCATGGGCAAGGCTGGGCATATGGGCTTGAATTTTTTGTGCAGAAGAAAGTCGGCAAGTTTTCTGGCTGGGCGGGCTATACGCTAGCTTGGGTGCAACACCAATTTGACGAAGATAACAAAGGCGAAAAGTATTTTGCCCGCTACGACAGGCGACACGATATTTCGCTAGTAGGATTTTACGACATTACCAAAAACATCAGCCTTTCAGGAACTTGGGTCTATGGAACGGGAAATGCCGTGAGCTTGCCCAAATCCTCTTATTTTAATTTAATCGATCCTCTAGACAGCGACAATCCGTATGCAAATGTTTATGCCTATGGGAGCAAAAATGATTTAAGAATGCGTGCTTATCATCGTTTAGATTTAGCCATTCAGTTTAAAAAAATCACCAAGCGCAAGCGCGAACGCATTTGGGAAATTGGAGTTTACAATGTTTATTCTCGCAAGAATCCGTTTTTCTACCAATATGCCGACAAGGAGATAGAGAATCCAGACGGCTCAAGCCAAAGGAAAGTCGTGCTGAATCAATATTCGATTTTTCCAATTATTCCAAGCATTAGTTATAGTTTGAAATTTTAA
- a CDS encoding glycoside hydrolase family 88 protein, with protein sequence MKKTLLLLGLPLVMLSCGPQKIADVTAPGGVDNPPVLEVAKAQIGYQVKLIEENGSFINPRTLEHGKVKYVKNHDWTSGFFPGTLFYMYDLTKDAKWKDLGVKYTETLEDVKNLKWHHDVGFMINCSFGNALRMTDNPKYKDIIITAAQSLSTRFRPKAGVIQSWDEDRGWQGKRGWNCPVIIDNMMNLELLFKASEFSGDPKYREIAISHADQTLKNHFRKDWSCYHVVDYDKVNGGVRSKETAQGYANESSWARGQAWAIYGFATCYRYTKDKKYLDAAANIYNFLFTNPHMPGDYVPYWDFDAPNIPNAPRDASAAAVIASALYELSSYGLPYKATADKIVASLSSPAYKALVGTNGNFLLMHSVGSIPHDAEIDVPLNYADYYFLEALARQKGLEDYKH encoded by the coding sequence ATGAAAAAAACATTGTTGTTACTAGGGCTACCTTTGGTAATGCTTAGCTGTGGTCCTCAAAAAATTGCTGATGTTACAGCACCAGGAGGAGTGGATAACCCACCTGTGTTGGAAGTGGCAAAAGCTCAAATCGGATATCAAGTAAAATTGATTGAAGAAAACGGAAGCTTTATTAATCCAAGAACTCTTGAACACGGAAAGGTAAAATATGTAAAAAACCATGACTGGACAAGTGGTTTCTTCCCTGGGACTTTGTTCTATATGTATGATTTAACTAAAGATGCTAAATGGAAAGATCTTGGGGTAAAATACACTGAAACGTTAGAAGATGTCAAAAACCTTAAATGGCACCACGATGTTGGTTTCATGATTAATTGTAGCTTTGGAAATGCTTTGCGCATGACAGATAATCCTAAATACAAAGACATCATCATCACAGCGGCACAATCTTTATCTACCCGCTTTAGACCTAAAGCTGGTGTAATCCAAAGTTGGGACGAAGATCGTGGCTGGCAAGGAAAACGCGGCTGGAACTGCCCAGTAATCATTGATAATATGATGAATTTGGAACTGCTTTTCAAAGCGTCTGAATTTTCTGGAGATCCAAAATACCGTGAAATCGCAATTTCTCACGCAGACCAAACTTTGAAAAATCACTTCAGAAAAGACTGGAGCTGCTACCATGTGGTGGATTATGACAAAGTAAATGGAGGAGTGCGTAGCAAAGAAACAGCACAAGGATACGCAAATGAATCTTCTTGGGCGCGTGGACAAGCTTGGGCTATCTACGGATTTGCAACTTGCTATCGCTATACTAAGGATAAAAAATACTTAGACGCGGCAGCAAATATTTATAACTTCTTGTTTACCAACCCACACATGCCAGGAGACTATGTGCCATATTGGGATTTTGATGCGCCAAATATTCCAAATGCACCAAGAGATGCCTCTGCCGCTGCAGTAATCGCTTCTGCATTGTATGAGCTTTCTTCTTACGGATTGCCTTATAAAGCAACTGCCGATAAAATCGTGGCTTCGCTTTCAAGTCCTGCTTATAAAGCATTGGTGGGAACAAACGGAAACTTCTTGCTTATGCACTCAGTAGGTAGTATTCCGCATGATGCAGAAATCGATGTTCCATTGAACTATGCAGATTACTATTTCTTAGAAGCATTGGCTAGACAAAAAGGATTAGAAGATTATAAACATTAA
- a CDS encoding CDP-alcohol phosphatidyltransferase family protein → MQITKHIPNALTLSNLFSGCLAIFILVTGVFPLEYAFLCIIYSLIADFFDGLTARWLHAQSPIGLQLDSLADMVSFGVFPGFLLFYTAESNHIFPYENFIIFSIVLASAYRLAKFNIDTEQSYYFKGLATPANTILCIGMYYLAMEYPWFQQSWVLVIFSLISSYLLVSNLPLFSLKFKGVNAKKLTPHIALAVIAILLFIIMGKAALAPIILVYILLSIIFKNYFVS, encoded by the coding sequence ATGCAAATTACAAAACACATACCCAATGCACTCACGCTGAGCAATTTGTTCAGTGGCTGTTTGGCGATATTTATTTTAGTCACAGGTGTTTTTCCGCTGGAATACGCTTTTTTGTGTATAATTTACAGTTTGATCGCCGATTTTTTTGACGGGCTCACGGCTCGCTGGCTCCATGCACAATCGCCCATTGGCTTGCAATTGGATTCCTTGGCAGACATGGTGAGTTTTGGGGTATTCCCTGGATTTTTGTTGTTTTACACGGCTGAATCAAATCATATTTTCCCTTATGAGAATTTCATTATTTTCTCAATAGTTTTGGCATCGGCATATCGTTTAGCCAAATTCAATATCGATACCGAGCAAAGCTACTATTTCAAAGGGCTTGCAACACCTGCCAACACGATTTTGTGCATCGGGATGTATTATTTAGCCATGGAATATCCGTGGTTTCAGCAAAGTTGGGTTTTGGTTATCTTCAGCTTAATTTCAAGCTATCTTTTGGTATCGAATTTGCCACTATTTTCATTAAAATTTAAAGGCGTAAACGCTAAAAAACTCACGCCACACATTGCCTTGGCAGTCATTGCTATTTTGCTTTTTATCATAATGGGCAAAGCCGCCTTGGCACCAATTATTTTAGTCTATATTTTACTTTCAATCATATTTAAAAATTATTTTGTATCATGA
- a CDS encoding uracil-DNA glycosylase produces MPAVKIQEDWGQMLAEEFEKDYFKALINFVKSEYATQKVFPPGKQIFSAFDFTPPQDTKVVIIGQDPYHGVGQANGLCFSVADNIPMPPSLINIFKEIEDDLGIPMPANGNLERWAKQGVFLLNATLSVRAHQAGSHQGKGWETFTDEVIKKLSQEKEEIVFMLWGSYAKKKANLIDKSKGHLILTSGHPSPLSANRGYWFGNKHFSRANEFLVQKNKKPISW; encoded by the coding sequence ATGCCAGCTGTAAAAATTCAAGAAGATTGGGGACAAATGCTCGCCGAGGAGTTTGAAAAAGATTATTTTAAAGCTTTGATTAATTTTGTGAAATCGGAATATGCCACGCAAAAGGTGTTTCCGCCAGGCAAGCAAATTTTCTCTGCTTTTGATTTTACCCCACCACAAGACACCAAGGTGGTGATTATAGGGCAAGACCCGTATCATGGTGTGGGGCAGGCAAATGGCTTGTGTTTTTCGGTGGCAGATAATATCCCGATGCCACCGAGTTTAATCAATATTTTTAAAGAAATAGAAGATGATTTAGGCATACCGATGCCCGCCAACGGCAATCTGGAACGCTGGGCAAAGCAAGGTGTTTTTTTGCTCAATGCGACACTGAGCGTGCGTGCACACCAAGCGGGATCGCATCAAGGCAAAGGCTGGGAAACTTTTACCGATGAGGTTATTAAAAAACTCTCGCAAGAGAAAGAAGAAATCGTGTTTATGCTCTGGGGAAGCTATGCCAAGAAAAAAGCAAATTTAATCGATAAAAGCAAAGGGCATTTAATCTTAACATCGGGGCATCCTTCGCCTTTGAGTGCCAATCGTGGGTATTGGTTTGGGAATAAGCATTTTTCTAGAGCCAATGAGTTTTTAGTCCAAAAAAACAAAAAACCGATTTCTTGGTAA
- a CDS encoding beta-mannosidase has translation MSLSFSQKRITLNQDWQFSEINSQKWYKTDIPTSVQHSLIQHKILPPPYKGTNEEKIQWVEDKDWIFIKDFEIQANDLKFPNILLQLTGLDTFADVTLNEHKILHAQNMFVPYDIPVKKYLKTGKNTLKIKFYSPIKYNEPKRLAAGFEYPADNDHRTEKVSVYSRKAPYHFGWDWGIRIVQMGIWRPVYLQFLNEAYITDYFVEQKEVSEKKAVIQNHLQIKSDKDFKANIVLNIRENGKTISSIQRSFDIAKGSNSFLLPIDLNQPKLWQPNGWGNQNLYDFSIEIKNKDKTISSKNHKIGIRKIELVREKEPKGESFYFKINGNPIFAKGANYIPGETLTAQQDSAYYERLFKNVVAANMNMLRVWGGGIYENDYFYELADRYGILIWQDFMFACTPYPSDSAFLDNVEEEAISNIKRLRNYACVALWCGNNEVEESIKYWGFEKRVPADAYQNFFHSYDQIFKTLLPDLVKKYAPETPYIHGSPLIANWGRPATWAYGDSHYWGVWYGRQPFEILDKNVPRFMSEFGFQAFPEEKTLRTFADEKDFALNSKVMQAHQKSSTGNDAIKEYMERYYRMPENFSDFVYLGLVLQGEGMKKGMLAHRRNRPYCMGSLYWQLNDSWPVVSWSSVDYFNNWKALHYKAREAFAPIAVDAYQNSDTQKYDFYIFSDELKSIPKANLEVKLMDFSGKILKKWNFPTDVLANQAQKVASLNLKDIADEKTMKNAFLVLNLKDQKGKTLAQDNFYFLPVKELNLPKNQIHTKLKFKNGKYYLKLKTDKLAKNVFVEIPILGVQFSDNFFDLLPNETKTIEISSPELNEIHPPTIKIRQVRDTYR, from the coding sequence ATGAGTCTAAGCTTTTCTCAGAAACGCATTACACTCAATCAAGATTGGCAATTTTCTGAAATTAATTCCCAAAAATGGTATAAAACCGACATTCCTACCTCGGTGCAACATTCTCTAATTCAGCATAAAATTTTACCACCACCTTACAAAGGCACCAACGAAGAAAAGATACAATGGGTGGAAGATAAAGATTGGATTTTTATAAAAGATTTTGAAATTCAGGCTAATGACTTGAAATTCCCAAATATTCTTTTGCAACTCACGGGACTTGACACCTTTGCCGATGTTACCCTGAACGAACATAAAATTCTGCACGCCCAAAATATGTTTGTGCCGTACGATATTCCTGTTAAAAAATATTTAAAAACTGGAAAAAATACGCTCAAAATCAAATTTTATTCACCTATCAAATATAACGAACCAAAACGACTCGCAGCGGGCTTTGAATATCCTGCCGATAACGATCATCGCACAGAAAAAGTAAGTGTTTATTCTCGCAAAGCACCCTATCATTTTGGGTGGGATTGGGGAATCCGCATTGTACAAATGGGCATTTGGCGTCCCGTTTATCTTCAATTTTTAAACGAAGCCTACATCACCGATTATTTTGTAGAACAAAAGGAAGTTTCGGAGAAAAAAGCCGTGATTCAAAATCATTTACAAATTAAATCTGACAAAGATTTTAAGGCTAATATCGTTTTAAATATTCGAGAAAATGGAAAAACCATAAGTAGCATACAACGCAGTTTTGACATCGCAAAAGGCTCTAATTCTTTTTTACTTCCCATTGATTTAAACCAGCCAAAACTCTGGCAACCTAACGGCTGGGGAAATCAAAATTTGTATGATTTTTCTATCGAAATTAAAAACAAGGATAAAACTATTAGCTCTAAAAATCACAAAATTGGCATTAGAAAAATTGAACTCGTACGAGAAAAAGAACCCAAGGGCGAAAGTTTTTATTTTAAAATAAATGGCAATCCGATTTTTGCCAAAGGTGCCAATTACATTCCTGGCGAAACGCTTACAGCTCAGCAAGATTCGGCTTACTACGAACGATTATTTAAAAATGTAGTCGCCGCCAATATGAACATGTTAAGAGTTTGGGGCGGTGGCATTTACGAAAACGATTATTTCTATGAATTGGCCGATCGCTATGGCATTCTCATTTGGCAAGATTTTATGTTTGCATGCACGCCTTACCCGAGCGATTCGGCATTTCTCGACAATGTGGAAGAAGAAGCCATCAGCAATATCAAACGCCTACGCAACTATGCTTGCGTGGCTCTCTGGTGTGGCAACAACGAGGTGGAAGAATCCATTAAATATTGGGGATTTGAAAAGCGTGTCCCTGCCGATGCATACCAAAATTTCTTTCACTCCTACGACCAAATTTTCAAAACGCTTCTCCCCGATTTAGTCAAAAAATACGCACCCGAAACGCCTTACATCCACGGCTCGCCACTCATTGCCAACTGGGGGCGACCTGCCACTTGGGCTTATGGGGATTCGCACTACTGGGGCGTTTGGTATGGCCGTCAGCCATTTGAAATTTTAGACAAAAATGTACCAAGATTTATGAGTGAATTTGGGTTCCAAGCTTTTCCAGAAGAAAAAACGCTCCGCACTTTTGCCGATGAAAAAGATTTTGCCCTAAACTCTAAAGTGATGCAAGCACACCAAAAAAGTAGCACGGGCAACGATGCCATAAAAGAATACATGGAACGCTACTACCGAATGCCCGAAAACTTTTCGGATTTTGTGTACTTAGGGCTTGTGCTCCAAGGCGAAGGCATGAAAAAGGGCATGCTCGCCCATCGTAGAAATCGCCCTTATTGCATGGGCTCGCTGTATTGGCAACTCAACGATAGCTGGCCGGTGGTTTCGTGGTCGAGCGTGGATTATTTCAACAACTGGAAAGCACTGCACTACAAAGCTCGAGAAGCCTTTGCACCAATTGCCGTGGATGCCTACCAAAACTCAGATACTCAAAAATATGATTTTTACATATTTTCTGATGAATTAAAAAGTATCCCAAAAGCGAATTTGGAAGTAAAACTCATGGATTTCTCGGGAAAAATCCTCAAAAAATGGAATTTCCCGACCGATGTTTTAGCCAACCAAGCTCAAAAAGTTGCGAGCTTAAACCTCAAGGATATTGCCGACGAAAAAACCATGAAAAATGCTTTTTTAGTATTAAATTTAAAAGACCAAAAAGGCAAAACTTTAGCCCAAGATAATTTCTATTTCTTGCCCGTAAAAGAGTTGAATTTACCTAAAAATCAAATCCATACAAAACTTAAATTTAAAAACGGAAAATATTATTTAAAACTTAAAACCGATAAATTGGCTAAAAATGTATTTGTAGAGATCCCGATTTTGGGTGTTCAGTTTAGCGATAATTTCTTTGATTTATTGCCAAACGAAACCAAAACCATCGAAATTTCTTCGCCTGAATTAAACGAAATTCATCCGCCAACAATCAAAATCAGACAAGTGCGAGACACCTATCGATAA
- the yaaA gene encoding peroxide stress protein YaaA, whose product MKIFLSPAKRLNTDEIEKQWGKETQPRFLKDAEQLMEILKTKTPKQLSDLMSISDDIAQMNYERNQHWTAKPKKDNGYQAGLMFDGEVYRGLRDTPLSGEAVEYLKEHVYILSGLYGILSPLDVVMPYRLEMGTKLQNPDGKTLYDFWQKRLTDFVNKNTKKGEILLDLSSKEYMKSLLLDKLKGTLIDVKFKDYKNGKLKQINVYFKKARGAMARFCAENQVQNLDDLKAFTGMNYAYDDNLSSERELVFVR is encoded by the coding sequence ATGAAAATATTTTTATCACCCGCCAAAAGACTCAATACCGACGAAATCGAAAAGCAATGGGGAAAAGAGACTCAACCCCGTTTTTTGAAAGATGCGGAGCAATTAATGGAGATTTTAAAAACCAAAACGCCAAAACAGCTGAGCGATTTGATGAGCATTTCCGACGACATTGCCCAAATGAACTACGAGCGCAATCAACACTGGACTGCCAAACCTAAAAAAGACAATGGCTACCAAGCGGGATTGATGTTTGATGGCGAAGTATATCGAGGCTTGCGCGACACGCCACTTTCTGGCGAGGCTGTGGAATATCTCAAGGAGCATGTCTATATCCTTTCTGGGCTGTACGGGATTTTAAGTCCGCTCGATGTGGTGATGCCCTATCGCCTAGAAATGGGCACCAAACTCCAAAATCCAGACGGAAAAACATTGTACGATTTTTGGCAAAAAAGGCTCACCGATTTTGTAAATAAAAACACTAAAAAGGGCGAAATTTTGCTGGATTTAAGCAGTAAAGAATACATGAAATCTTTGTTGCTCGATAAGCTAAAAGGCACTTTGATTGATGTGAAATTTAAAGATTACAAAAACGGAAAATTAAAACAAATCAATGTGTATTTCAAAAAAGCACGAGGAGCTATGGCTCGTTTCTGTGCCGAAAACCAAGTGCAAAATCTCGATGATTTAAAAGCCTTCACAGGCATGAATTATGCCTACGACGACAACCTCTCTAGCGAAAGAGAATTGGTTTTTGTGAGATAG